The DNA sequence GTTGTGAATCAGATTGCTGTTTAATGTCTATTtcctctctatcattattggtgtataagaaggccattgatttctgcacGCTAATTTTGTGGCTTGTGACTTTTCTATACAAATATGTTGTTTCTAGAAagtctttaaattttctaaatacaaTATCATATCATCTGCCTACATTGAgagtttgacttttttctttcatatctggatgtccttgacatactttttcttgcctaaatgctATGGCAAGTGCATCCAATataatgttgaataggagtagcgAGAGAGGCCAGTCTTGTGCCATTTTTTAGAGAAAAAGCTTTCTGTTTTACTtcatgagtataatatttgccataagCTTATGGTAAAAtgctttgattatatttttaaaaattacttccttttccatttcattgagtggtatgtttgtttgtttgttttgggccacactcatttactcttggctctgtgctcagaaattgctcctggcaggctcgggggatcatatgggatgccaggaattggactCAGTCTGTCACAGGTTGGCCACGtgctctttccagcccctctttgAGTGTTTTTATGATAAAAGGGTGTTTGAcctatcaaatgatttctctgcatttattatgTGATCATgccatgttaatttttttcttttgttgatatggtatattatgttagtTGAATGGTGTATTATGGTGGAATGTATTATGGTGATATGGTGTCTTATGTTAGTCATATATGTTAAACTATCATGCATCTCTAGAATGAATCCAACTTGGTCATGgaatatgaccttcttgatgaggcattgcaTTTTACGTGTTAGGATTTTgatgagaatttttgcatctttgttcatcaagGATACTAACCTATAGTTCtcttttgtggcatctctgtcttcCTTTGATATctgggtgatgttagctttgtaaaaaactagatgggagtgtttctgtttcttcaatttcttgaaatagcctgtttctactttttgtttttttgttttttgaaacaattttctggaagagtcaGAAAAAGATTGCCATATGTCCTGTTAAAAGGTTTGAGAGAGAGAATTCTTTAATGAGTCCATTTggcctaagttttttttttctttttgagaaaactttggattgccattttaatttcctcaatagtcaGAGGTCTGTTAAAATATGCCAGATCATGCTGGTTCAACGTTGGGAGGTTATAAAAGTCcagaattaatccatttcttccagtttttcttgttttatggcaTGGAGAGTCTATGATTATCCTTCAAATTTGTATAGGAactgtagtaatctcccctttttatttctaatttggtttattaaatttttctcactCCTCTTTATTGTGATTTTTACTAGTGATTTAactgtcttgtttattttctcaaagaaccaactcttgatcttttaaatcatattttgaattttctattcattaatttctcctctaagctttattattccaTTCTGTCtgcttatttttggttcattttgttgaacatttttcaattttataagctgtgccattgaGTTTTATATGTAGGCTCCTCCCTTCCCGATGAGTACTTGCTTGCAAAAGTATAAGTTTTCCTATTAGTACCACATTAGCTGTCtcccacaaattctaataatGCATGCATTCATTCCCGTTTGTTTTTTGGAATTTTCTCTTTGGTTtgctctgatccactggttgttcagtagtgaattgtttcatttccaggtgttaatttttttgaatCTCTTTGtaatttacatctaatttcagtgcattatgatctgaaaaGGTCGCTCATACAacttctgtcctcttgattttataaagatATCTGGATGGGTCATCATGTTGTGTATCCTGAAGATTAATCCATTTGCATtacagaagaatgtgtatccaattttATGGGGATAGAGAatcctatgtatatatatatataccaagaaactctctttcatttttttttcagagccagtatattcttCTTAGATTTTAGCCTAGTGGGTGACAGaatggtgttgaagtctcccattatTACTGTGTTGCTATTTATGTCTTCCTTTTAAGGGACAGATAGTCATTTCTTAATAaacaaaggatatgtgcaacaggaagaaatcacactcctacatatagaaaaatatgtgcAATATTTGGGACTagccaaatatttaaaataatttgaaggaaGATATTCatatatcttcataaaattaagaggacagAAGTTATATGAACTACCTTCTGTCTGTTTCCTTCTGGTCTGAGGTGGGAGCACCAGGCACTTGCAGCTTCTGGGGGGTTGTGGATGGCTGCTGGTCAGCTCTCCTGCTGGGTTTCTTTGGAGCTTCAGAGTGCAtgtctattatatatttttaaataggacCGTTCCCAGCTATGCTGAGCAGACACAGGGAAGGAGTTAAGAGTCCCTACATGCCAGGCTTTTCTGTCACTGTAAGTCTGAATCTTTGGTTCTTGGACCTGACTGTGACCATGATTATACCTAATTCTGCTTTTTGAGGATTGGGGAGGGGTACAGTGGACATCCATGCAATGCTCAGGATCTCAGGGTCCCCACCAAGATGGGCATATGCCCCAATGCTATGAACTTTTCCCCAgataaatttatagtttttattagaTAAAAACCCAAACTCTGAAACCCAGTTACTAGAAACCTAATAGTACAATCATGAACTAGCATCAGTCCTTTTACTAAGACAAAAAgcctttactcctgactctgaactcagggtttactcctggccatgctcaggatatcatatgtggtttcaagaatcaaacccaggtcagctacatggcAGGTAAGCGGTCCTACCTTCTGTAATATCTCATCACTTGAGTTATCTGTTTTTGTATAAAAATAGACTAAATCTAGAATTATTACAATGATTCTATTAATtgaagtttgtatttttttcttgtcttttatccAGAAAATTCTAGTTTTATGGTCTACATCACAATTTCTCTCCTTAGAATTATCATTAGGAATGTAATCATCCTCTATGAACTATAGTAGTTTTTCTAATTCTGTAAATAAATGTAgtcaatatctatttttataattatatattagagTTTGATCTATAAGTTTGTATCTTTCTATACATATCCAAATCATCtatgatttaaataatttattgatttttattatttatttctttaggtcTAAAATCCAAAAGCATTAATGATATGGTCAAAGACATAGTAAGAGAACAATTTAAAGACATTCAAAATGATATGCAAGAGACTGTAGCACAGCTCTTCAAGACTGTATCCCGTCTCTCAGAAGAACTTGAAAGCACCAGGCAAACAATTCGACAAGTAAATGAATCCGTGGTTTCAATAGCAGTTCCGCAAAAGACTCTGATActtcaagaaaataaatcaactttGGTCTCTGCACAATCCTTTAAAAAACACATTGAGAATATCAGACAAGAAATGAATATTACATGTGAGAAGCCTATTAAAGAACTAGAGGCCAAGCAGGCTCATTTAGAAGGTGCAGTTGAACAGGAACGCTTATGGCGCATTCTGTATTTTGAGTCATTGAATAAGACACTGTCTGAAATGAAGAAAGAGCATGATCATCTTTTATCAACTGAACAAGTGTTAGATCAGATGAGTATTTCTCAGGCTAAATCAGTTGGCAATACTGTCACTGGGGACTTATCTGCActacatgaaaatataaagagaCAGGGTTTAAAGATGTTACAAATATTTGATGATTTGCAGGTCCAAGACAGCAAGATTAACAACCTCACCATctctttaaaaatgaagaaagaaactgCTAGGAGTGAATGTGAAAATATATTATCCAAGTACAGAAgtgattttaaaatgcaaattaaggACACAGAAGAGAATTTACAAGTGCTAAACCAAACTCTGGTTGAGGTTCTCTTTCCCATGGACAAGAAGATAGATGACATGAATGAGCAAATAAATGATTTGATttatgatatggagattcttcaaccATTTCTTGAGCAGGGAGCATCACTTAAACAAAGAACAACATATGGACAATCAAAGGAAGATGTAGTTACAAGGAAAAGGGTGGAAAATTTGACTGGTGCTGTGAACACTCTAAATTTTCTTATCAaagaactcacaaagaaacacaaCTCACTTAGAAATGAAATGCAGAGTCGTGGTGATTCCTTAGAAAGACGTATCAATGAATCTGCCTTAGAAATGGAAgatggtttaaataaaacaatgatcatTATAAATGATGCCATTGATTTCATTCAAGATAACTACATGTTAAAAGAGACTTCAAGTACAATAAAACTTAATCCTGAGATTCATTATAAATGTAACCAAAATATGGAAACTATTTTAGCATTTATTTCTCAATTCCAGCGTTTGAATGATTCTATTCAAATTTTGATCAATGATAATCAGCGATACAACTTTGTTTTGCAAGTTGCCAAGGCCCTTGCAGATAttcctaaagaagaaaaaataaaacagttcagTTTTCAAAAGATTTATCAAATGTTCAATGAAACCACTTCAGAAATCATGAAATATCAGCAAAATGTGAGTCATTTACATGAAATGATACTCTCAGCCACAAATAATTCAAAGAGTTTTGAAAATAGATTACAAGATATTGAGTCTAAAGTGACTAAGATGCTTATACCTTATTATGTTTCACTTAAAAAAGGCAGTGAAGCTACAAAAGAAAGAGACCAGGCTCTTCAACTCCAGGTACTAGGTTCCAGATTTAAGACACTAGAAGCAAAATCCATTTATCTTTCAATTAATCTCTCTTTGCTTAATAAAACTCTCCATGAAGCATTAACTATGTGTCGTAATGCTTCTACAAGTATATCAGAATTGAATGTTACCATACCTAAGTGGATAAAAGGCTCTCTACCAGATATTCAACTTTTTCAGAAAGATCTGAGGAAATTTGTGGAATCAATAATTGAAATCAAAACCCAAGTTGTTCTGTCTAATTTAACTTGGTATGTGAATCAATCATTGTATAGCAATCTTGCAAATGCTGTCAagttccaaaagcaaaacaaactgtTAATGAAGAAACCCAGTCCTCTTAAGAAACCCA is a window from the Suncus etruscus isolate mSunEtr1 chromosome 16, mSunEtr1.pri.cur, whole genome shotgun sequence genome containing:
- the MMRN1 gene encoding multimerin-1, encoding MKEAKLFVLLSSLWSGAVGLTNTTLTRTSTTKEKNFQKNMTSTSYALNQAQSLQRMPTTPIMTLETTPKTRSSENSLLTSTLLPSEIEELPEMRRIQAPTKEKTEEVLKMQTLAPLSKSSIQFKPKSREESFVLSNSTLKFLQSFAKNSNQQAIPLSSTGSLEHRATRDMYLSRGDNPRSQRTNSQKSSFETTRGKNWCAYVHTRLSPTVILDHQATYIPSGIRPCGSCSQRSLKLSNPVYKMQHKIVTSLEWKCCPGFSGTNCQIKAQERRQLLHSAQAESDAATGQGTAEQKQRREDCDEPAVTKKITDQMNQQAIKLSLVQKKIDNISLAVNDVKKAHSSLEEKINEDYGKEFQYFLKGLKSKSINDMVKDIVREQFKDIQNDMQETVAQLFKTVSRLSEELESTRQTIRQVNESVVSIAVPQKTLILQENKSTLVSAQSFKKHIENIRQEMNITCEKPIKELEAKQAHLEGAVEQERLWRILYFESLNKTLSEMKKEHDHLLSTEQVLDQMSISQAKSVGNTVTGDLSALHENIKRQGLKMLQIFDDLQVQDSKINNLTISLKMKKETARSECENILSKYRSDFKMQIKDTEENLQVLNQTLVEVLFPMDKKIDDMNEQINDLIYDMEILQPFLEQGASLKQRTTYGQSKEDVVTRKRVENLTGAVNTLNFLIKELTKKHNSLRNEMQSRGDSLERRINESALEMEDGLNKTMIIINDAIDFIQDNYMLKETSSTIKLNPEIHYKCNQNMETILAFISQFQRLNDSIQILINDNQRYNFVLQVAKALADIPKEEKIKQFSFQKIYQMFNETTSEIMKYQQNVSHLHEMILSATNNSKSFENRLQDIESKVTKMLIPYYVSLKKGSEATKERDQALQLQVLGSRFKTLEAKSIYLSINLSLLNKTLHEALTMCRNASTSISELNVTIPKWIKGSLPDIQLFQKDLRKFVESIIEIKTQVVLSNLTWYVNQSLYSNLANAVKFQKQNKLLMKKPSPLKKPTVNLTTIIGRNQRNTDDIVMEENSDCTRSPCQNGGTCINGRTSLICACRHPFTGNYCTVKSVEENALAPDFSKGSYRYAPMVAFFASHTYGMTTPGPILFNNLDVNYGASYTPRTGKFRVPYLGVYVFKYTIESFSAHVSGYLVVDGVDKLTFESENINSDTHCDRVLTGDALLELNYGQEVWLRLVKGTIPAKFPPVTTFSGYLLYRT